The sequence ACAGTTGGTttgctatatttttttttccagtatagcaaaaaacaaactacaagccCAGTTTCAATTCCTCTCTCCATTGCTCAGCACAAGATAACATTCAGCGCCAGTGACCTTCTGTGCCAAATTACAGTCATTTGCCGatcgttttatttttctttggaaATCAATGAAAAGATGAAAGCAAAAATGGGGCTTTACCGAGGCTTCGCTCACCTGCGAGCCTGAGCGCACTCATGCGTTGGAACTCAGGCTCTTGCAGCCATTTCCACATGCGGCGGAAGGTCTCTCTGCCGGACTTAAGCTTGGACCAGGGTTTGGGGTTTCGCAGCAAGTCGGACAGGGTCCCTTGGGACCTGCACAGGACCCGCTGGGCAAAGATGGCCTGAGGGATGCTGTAGCGCTTCAGCTCTGTGGTGATCCTCTGCGCCACCTCTTTGGTATTCACCTCCTCCATCTGTCCCCCAGAAACACCACCCCCTCCACCGCCGCCCCCTTGCTGCCCGGGCCCGGAGGCCTGCTCCCGGCTGTTCCCCAGCACTTGGCCGTGGCCCTGCGCGCCAAGGTGGGCGTGCGGATGGTGATGGAGGCCGTTGATTTGTACCATACCAGCTGAGGAGCTCATGTGCTGCTCCGCATGTCTGCTGAGCATGGCCGGATGGTGAGCCTCGAACCCGCTCGGGGTGAGCATCTTCTCACCAGGCATAGCGGCACCAGGATGAGCGTAGGGGGGGATGCCGGCCTGGGACGTGTGTATGCTGGCCAGACCGGAACCGGATAACGGGGAGAGGCTCTGGCCCATGCACGGATCCTTGTGATGATATGCGGGATACAGACTGTTCATAGGCGCCAGACTCCGGTCCTCTCGCATCAGCGTGAAACTGCCGCTAACATTTCCGGGGATCCTCTGGTGCGGGTGCGGGTGAGGATGATgtggatggtggtggtgatgatgatggggAGGAAACTTGTCGGACACGGTGGAGATGGGGGGTAAGGGCTGCAGGGGGGTTAGGGTAGTGTAAGTGCTGCTCGCGCTCATGCCAGGGGGGGCTTCACACATGCTGATGGCTGGATGCAAGTGCCCAGAGTGGCTGGGGTGATAGTCTCCGGTGTCGAGCAGGGTCGCCATGCCCATAGCACGGTGGCTTAAACCCCTAGGGCTCGGACGGGAATGTGGACTGTGGCCACTCAGCAGCTCTCCGTGACCGGACACGGACTCATGGCTCACTCCGTGCAGGTCGCCAATATTCTCCATCGACAGCTGTGCGTTCATGATCCGGGCAGCGCTGTGGACAAACCATCTATCTGACCTACCCCAGTTAGCTGATGTCCAGAAGTCCTCACGTCCAGTAAAAGTTCaaatttcttttgttgttgtttttttcttgcagtAGCCTCCTTTGCTATTGCCTCTTCTCTGTCCTTACATTCACCTATTTCATTATTCCCCTACCTCGCACGCTGTTTTGCAGAATGAAAACTCCTCTTCCGAATCCCCCTTTGCTtgacagttgtttttttaaaaataattactcTCTTAATTTTCTGATTCTCTTTATAATTCAAGCCCCCCCACCACCAACCAGCTGTCCTTGCGCTCCGGTCGGGTGCCGCGCCATCTCTCTAGCAGTGTGTCTCCAGCCCCTGTTCCACCGCAGCACAGCTCACTGTCTACACATGCGCAAAGGGGACACCCATCTCCACTCgtattctctctttctgtctccctctctctttcaggCACACGCGTACACACACCGCCCCATTCTCTGACGTCAGGTACCTTATTAAGGAAGGATGGTATGAAAAGCTGCTCACAGCTATTAGAACTATTCAGGACCCTTTAGCTTTTGCTGCAAATGCTAATAATGCTAATAGAGAGAGCTCACATCAAAGCCCTACGAAATCTGCTCATGGATGCTGACTGAGTACACAGCTATATCGTTAATTATCAGCTCTTatttagaaaatgttaaattcatTAAGGCTGTAATGAGGCTTCACATTCAGTCCTCCTTAAACTATTAACCGCAAATGAAGTAAACTTCCGGGTTCATATGGAGTTGATTTTTAACCGGTGAGTCTGGGATCCAAAACCTCCAAAActcccaaacaaaacaacaacgacACTTAATTCCTTTCGACGAAGCAGAAACGGTCGCCACAGAAATCAAAGCAGGATGAGTTAATTGTTCCCTTAAAAGGCTGTCAATAAAGTCACAGCCTGTATATATTCATAAGCATCAAATACATCCATTCTTTTATCATTATTAGTCAGCTGCCCCAACCCGCCCCCACAACCGTGCCAAATATGTGGCAGTTTAACCAAACGAAGACCGTAGTACCTTCTCTTTTGATAGAAAAAGATGAGCAGATGTGTCTATTGTCCAACTATTAGGCTTAACGAACCAAGCCCAGcatgtgtgcatgagtgtgcatgtgtgagtgtgtgggggCATATTTAATCCTTGTGCTTTAGAACTATTTGAGGATATAGTATGGCCATTAAACgatgataataaaaatacaacaccCACATGTTATTTAGTCAATTaagaacatttgttttttatttgcagaAACTTCTCAGAAATttacacacgcatacacacacgtgCGCATCCACGGCAGGTGTGTACAATCCAGTCCCACCGATGGAAATCACGTGCTGACACGTAACATGACTACGTGTCcctgtgttgttgttgatgttgtggTGCACTTTGCATGAGTGTCCAACCCCCTCAAACCTGCAGCCTGACAAGAGCCCGCCCCCGCTTACATTTAAGTTACACGTCAAGGGCCGTTTAGCCTAATAGAGCGGTAGCGCAGGGCGTCCTCAGCCGGCCGAGGTGACAGCTTGCAGCGGTCAGTGTCCTTCTGGACCCCCTGCTGAATGAGGGACATGTCAAAGGTGACGCTTCAAG comes from Astatotilapia calliptera chromosome 1, fAstCal1.2, whole genome shotgun sequence and encodes:
- the onecut1 gene encoding hepatocyte nuclear factor 6 isoform X1 codes for the protein MNAQLSMENIGDLHGVSHESVSGHGELLSGHSPHSRPSPRGLSHRAMGMATLLDTGDYHPSHSGHLHPAISMCEAPPGMSASSTYTTLTPLQPLPPISTVSDKFPPHHHHHHHPHHPHPHPHQRIPGNVSGSFTLMREDRSLAPMNSLYPAYHHKDPCMGQSLSPLSGSGLASIHTSQAGIPPYAHPGAAMPGEKMLTPSGFEAHHPAMLSRHAEQHMSSSAGMVQINGLHHHPHAHLGAQGHGQVLGNSREQASGPGQQGGGGGGGGVSGGQMEEVNTKEVAQRITTELKRYSIPQAIFAQRVLCRSQGTLSDLLRNPKPWSKLKSGRETFRRMWKWLQEPEFQRMSALRLAGERSLACKRKEQDHGRSERGNVTKKPRLVFTDVQRRTLHAIFKENKRPSKELQLTIAQQLGLELATVSNFFMNARRRSLDKWVDDGSGHSANSGPNACTKA
- the onecut1 gene encoding hepatocyte nuclear factor 6 isoform X2, producing the protein MNAQLSMENIGDLHGVSHESVSGHGELLSGHSPHSRPSPRGLSHRAMGMATLLDTGDYHPSHSGHLHPAISMCEAPPGMSASSTYTTLTPLQPLPPISTVSDKFPPHHHHHHHPHHPHPHPHQRIPGNVSGSFTLMREDRSLAPMNSLYPAYHHKDPCMGQSLSPLSGSGLASIHTSQAGIPPYAHPGAAMPGEKMLTPSGFEAHHPAMLSRHAEQHMSSSAGMVQINGLHHHPHAHLGAQGHGQVLGNSREQASGPGQQGGGGGGGGVSGGQMEEVNTKEVAQRITTELKRYSIPQAIFAQRVLCRSQGTLSDLLRNPKPWSKLKSGRETFRRMWKWLQEPEFQRMSALRLAACKRKEQDHGRSERGNVTKKPRLVFTDVQRRTLHAIFKENKRPSKELQLTIAQQLGLELATVSNFFMNARRRSLDKWVDDGSGHSANSGPNACTKA